In Sardina pilchardus chromosome 10, fSarPil1.1, whole genome shotgun sequence, one genomic interval encodes:
- the LOC134094679 gene encoding uncharacterized protein LOC134094679, whose amino-acid sequence MEKHTIDDHGPTTTTGQPKSFTGHWEDGEKHTHNGQTDKTSGQLLKTSAAPPATPTNDTKRTSEPVVSAVAACHKVKVGRSRKLLKPRKASKTQTQAEGDPKISQGALVSRLKPLTSRRRILPCKVIKRTGRSAVPLIQIPSKAGRGKTCGHLQRKRVAACNWASANNGTCTPILFQPGYSSVHAAISEKTKNVPQPKDDKAIKIPPALPEPAHPLASPQTTPSTSTAGQPETTEEPLLIHGLTVEEYQGVYHSVVDPMLLTASGNPRRYSLEMGRTIKQRLWERLFCPQLHEEVQADGRVKITETFCHPALSQHPPLVELDVSDEPAPEHAERMRRPRPGTDKSRDNTSESLSDNL is encoded by the exons ATGGAAAAG CACACCATTGATGACCATGGTCCTACAACAACGACGGGGCAACCAAAGAGTTTCACTGGCCActgggaggatggagagaaacatacacacaatggacagacagacaagacatcTGGCCAGCTGCTCAAG ACTTCTGCAGCACCCCCTGCAACCCCAACAAATGATACCAAGAGAACCTCTGAGCCTGTTGTCTCTGCTGTAGCAGCATGCCATAAAGTCAAAGTGGGCAGGAGCAGGAAGTTGCTCAAGCCTCGTAAGGCGTCCAAGACACAGACCCAAGCTGAGGGTGACCCAAAGATTTCTCAAGGTGCTCTAGTGAGCAGACTAAAACCACTCACCTCAAGACGGCGGATTTTGCCTTGCAAAGTGATCAAAAGGACGGGACGTTCTGCTGTCCCACTCATACAAATCCCGTCCAAGGCAGGGAGGGGAAAAACATGCGGTCATCtgcagagaaaaagagtggCAGCTTGTAACTGGGCATCAGCAAATAATGGCACATGCACACCAATCCTCTTTCAGCCAGGATACTCCTCAGTTCATGCTGCG ATttcagagaaaacaaaaaatgtgCCACAGCCAAAGGATGACAAGGCCATCAAAATCCCACCAGCTCTCCCGGAGCCAGCTCACCCCCTGGCCTCTCCTCAAaccacccccagcaccagcaccgcTGGGCAGCCAGAGACCACGGAGGAGCCCCTCCTGATCCATGGCCTGACTGTGGAGGAGTATCAGGGCGTTTATCATTCCGTGGTAGATCCCATGCTCCTCACAGCCTCCGGCAACCCGCGGCGCTACAGCCTGGAGATGGGACGCACCATTAAGCAGCGCCTCTGGGAGAGGCTCTTCTGCCCTCAGCTGCACGAGGAGGTGCAGGCCGACGGCCGGGTCAAGATTACCGAGACCTTCTGCCACCCGGCTCTGTCTCAGCACCCGCCCCTTGTGGAGCTGGACGTCTCTGATGAGCCTGCACCAGAGCATGCTGAAAGGATGAGGCGACCGAGGCCAGGCACAGACAAGAGCAGGGACAATACTTCAGAATCCCTGAGCGACAACTTGTGA